ATGAATAACATTTACAGACAGACATACGCGTACTGTTGGAATAAGCTTCCCACAAACCCCAAACACTGGCGAGGCAGAACTGCACCACTTGTTATCATACATAAGCAGCAGTTTCAGAGGGTAGATAAGGAGGAAAGCCAGCTGCTCGAAAATTTTATAGATAATTGGAGAAAGGACTCCTAATTAAATCGACTAGCCTGATGGCCATTGATCATGGATAAAGAAAATACTGGCTATACTGACACATGAAATCAAGGTGCACTCTAAGGTTACCATATCTTTAAAAAATTTCACAGCTTGATTAATTGCACAACAAGGTGGGGTTAGCTTCTATCTCCAAGAGTTCTAATTAGTGAAGTAAATGTTACTTCGTTAAAAACAAAATAGCCGGAATACCTCACTAATGTTAAATGTGctttcccaatttattcatagAGCAAGTAAACACGCAGCATGCATTATCTCACCAATCGTGGATGCTAAGGGATCGTGTCTCCAAGGAGTCTGATCATCTGGAATAATACTGCAAGCATCACTGTTATCAGAATCATATGATTCGCGATTCAGATCCTACGAGTCGAGTCGAGCCGGCTCTATAGGGCGAATCGAAATTGACATTTGAATCGGTTGGGAATCGTTCAAATCGGTGGTGAATCGGCGAGTCAGTCGAGTCCACCGATTCAGGAAATAagtgaaaataaaaaacaaaatatttaatgCAGCTTATTATTAAGAAATACTAGAACTCTGATTAAAGTAGGAGGGAAATTAACGGCAAAAGAACCAATaagatttaatttaaacaataagaaataaaattatcataattatttaacaaataaaaaataatggaaCGTGACATTCCAATTTCCATACGGCATACTCCCATCCCTTGCATCAAAGTCTTTCTTCTCCCATGCCATGGTGCATCAGATGATCAGAAACAATTATGATTCATCATCGTTCATCCAAAAACATCAACAGAATACATATTCTCAAACTCTCCACGACACTAACTACTAAACACTAAGCAACTCATACTCTGCTCCTTTACTAAGAACTCAAACTTCCGTAGTTCCATTATCTAGCTATCAATTATCAACTATTCAAGAATCAAAAGGCAAATAAACAAAGTCAGAAATTCAAACTCTCCACCAAGTACTTGGTTGATATGACTTCGTTTTTGACAAATCAAAATTGCATTTCTAGACTAATTTTTGGTAATATTTTAAGTTCAACATTTTGAAGgtgataaatattttttttatagtattaTGAATTTGATCTGAATCTTACGATTTGAGTCGATTCACGAGTCACGATTCAGAAAATGAGGATTTCGATTCAcgagtcgaatctcgatttGACAACTAATGCAAGCACCATTATTATAGAACCCAATGATATACTCTTGGACTAACTACAGACATCAATAACTAATAGAAAGGAACAACATTGTATACATTTACATCCCAGTTTTATAGAAAAGTGATTATTTATAAGACCACCAATGGCAGACATGAAATCAATGTGAAGCATACTCATTATTCAAGAGACGAGAACTAGCATGCCAATCAGAGGTTCCTAAACAGCTGATGTCCACAAATCTGTTGCATCTTTTATCTAGGTTCTTGCTGTTACTTATTTATCCAGTTCTTTATTGATCTATGTATTTAAAATAAGGAAAGAAAAACACTCCTGCTGGAGTTTGAGAAGAATGATCTTAGGCTCATACAGCATAATAACATATAAATCAGGAGAAAAACGGAGCATTGTTACTTACCTAAAAGCAGGGATAGAATAAGTAGAAGGACCCCAGCACATAAATAGAGAATCAATAACTTGCACCGATGGGGATATACAGGAAACAAGCAAATTGCTAGAGTGAGCACTGGCCAAAAAAATGAGAGAAGCGTCTGCCACAGGGGCCGTCTTTTTACAAATGTCCATGCAAAAAAGGCGTCGTTTTCTGAAAATAATTGTTCCTGCAAAAGATAGCAAATCACCTTAAAAACAGTAGGAAACTAATAGCAAACTCTTGAACTCCTAATCATCCATGAAATACTAAAGCATACAACTAGCATGGACCAGGATGCTGTTGAAAGGTTACTTTTTTTTCCAACACATGCCAAAATAGACTCATTGTTATCTCACTGCTATACAATTTGAAATTGCATTCtatgagaaaagaaaaaaacgcAAGTGAATATTCAGCTTAATCATTAAAAGATGGAATACTATTCTTCAAAAAATTGCAAGGATATCATATGGGTGAAAGTAACACAATTCATGAGCTAACTGTCACCACTTCAACAAGAACACaagagatagatagatagaaGATCATTAAGCAAGCAAACTTAGGAAAAGCAAATAATTGGGCAAAGAGAATCGTGCTTTTGAATTTGACATAATAATCCTTGACCTATTGATCTCCGAACAAATATTTTCATTTATCTGATTGAGATGTTGTATTTACCACTTACCATACAAAAGGAAATCTGTGTAAATACCTAGAAAGCACTGACACAGGTACTCGTGTGGGTGCAGGTGCAGCAAAcggcatttaaaaaaaaatacgagaCACTTGTACGGTGGGGACATgccaaatttatatatatataacactcaTTAGTCAATATAAGCCATAAATAACATCCATAATAAgtcattaattaatcaaaaagaAACATTTACTACTTCAAACAATTTAAACTACCAAAAAAAGGGAGGCTGCTATGTTCTTTTCATTAgattttgatttctttcttttattaggGCTTTATTTCATTTTTGTATATATCAACCCCTCTTTTTTgtaaaattgttaaaaaataCCCCTATATTCTACTTAATTAACTTAGAATTTGTGTCACCAAAGTGTCcccaataaaaaagaaaagaaaaagaagggaCACTTATTTTGGAGTGTCGGGTGCATGTCCCCAGGTGTCCGGGGTGTCCGACACTCATACGTTAACCTCCTAGAAGTGCCAGTGCTTCCTAGCAAAATACGGAATTATTAAACAgtaaaatcagaaattaaagcAGTTCAACTCACCGCAAAACCAAGTGATTGCACGTAAAATCATTTGAATGGAAAATGAATTAACTTACAGGGAAAATCTCTAAATGGGCTGGCCAGGTAGACAACTTTTTCTTCCCAGGACGAACTGTTTTCACCACACGATCACAGCGCACTAAGAGGTTCTTTCTTAGTAAAGTATTAGCAATTTCTTCAACCTCTAAACTATTATTTGATTCCAAGATATCTTTTTGCTCCGGATGATTTTTCAGGAAACTTGCAAAATCCTTTCCTCTAAAATATTCAACACGTGTCTCCTGTAAAACAGCCCAACGAGAAACCAAACCTTTGTGGTCTCTCACCTTCTCAGCAAACAACTGAAACACATCCTTCTTCACAGGTTGtttctaaagaaaaaaaagaatatcataagaaaatcagatgcaattggAGAACAATGATGATAAACAGCCTCTAAAgactaaaaaattaatttatgttaTCAAGTTCAAGAAAGTTTGCAGACAAGCAAAGGCAAAACACTAAATTCATGGTATATGTTCCCTCTAGCAGTAGCAGATCCCTTTTCCTTTCATCTTCTGAGGCCACATAAAAATACAGTAAGATCCCAGGAAATTCCTAGAAACAGacgataaaaattaaaaaacaaaacttCCTAAGGAAATTCCAACATTCAAGAGAGGCCAGCTATTGAACTTACATTTGTTTTGCAACGAAACAGGGTCCCAAATCAGACCTTAAAGAAGCGCAAAAATTTCCAATTTCAGACGATGTACGAAAACAATTATTGATGCTGTAGACTAATATTTTCCCTACCAACCAAACAGAGCAAACTTTTTCATATTTCAAAACAGCATAACAATATTGACATTCTGAGCAACAAACAACATGATAAACATATTACATTTTTGAATTGGTCCTTCATCGTGCAAGTGAAAAttcaattggaaaaaaaaacaacCCTAGATCACGAAAGGAGAGAAACAAACCCTAGGAGGTGTATCGGAATTAGGATCTCGGGTGCCGTTTTGTACAGCAGCAGATGATCTCCGAACCCTTTTCTTCTCTGCTCCTCCAGATTTCTTCATTCCTTCCTTTCCCTCGTTTCTccctcttttttctctctttgcTTTTATGATTTGATTTCTGCTACaatctttctttttttgttgttttcccgttttgcccttcttcttcctttttattTCCTTCCAACTCCAAgcgaataatttttttttaatttaatcatccATCTCCACTAATTTAAATTGTGTGGGACCTTAAGCAAATTGGTCCTTGAAATCTTTGACAAATCAgcttataattaaataattttattttttatttttaatttttagggaTAAAcattaacaaaagaaaaaactttttttttgaaaaaaaaaaaaactcaaaagtACCCTAAAACTatcataataattaaattttatttctaatgtcAAACTTTCGTGAACGTTGCTAGGTGCTCAAGTTGGTTCGGGCTTATTTGGTTTACTTGTTATTTATTGTTGCagtttgttgttacggtttaTTGTTTACTGTTGAAAAagactgtttttccaaaaaaacaaatattttctggttttataataaaaaaaaaactactttttaactataaaatgtaaatataaattgtctaaccaaacacttaaaattttcatttttaaagtgaaaagacaaatacAATGAGAAAAATGAGTAACTAAATACCCTTTTCGTCAAGCTAATCCCCACTAGCaagttttattaaaatcaatatTAACGGAGCAGTTTCCTATAGTTGGATTTTGAAGGTTTATGTTTTGTTGTGTAACGGATCGATGGAAATTTCCTTACTGCTAGTAATAGCATCCTTGCTTGTCAATTAGACATCTTCCTAGTTGAGTTTTTGCTTGCCATAAGGTGTTATACTGGTTAAACTTAAAGGGTTGGAAGAATGTGTTCGCTGACTTGAATTTGCAATTATAAGTTTATGAGTTGAAACGAGAAGTTAGTTTCGATTTCTAGTGTTATACTAAGTAATTGTATCTCCTTGTTCAAGGATATGGAAAATTGTAATCTCATTTTTGGTCATAAGTCACAAAACCACTCAGCTCATATGTTTATACGAGTAATTGTTTCTGAATTTGATCGTGAAATCTAGATTTCTTCttttgtaaaaaataaataaataaataaatatatataaacagtTACAtgtttcaataataataattttaaaattataattatgttTGATTTATAAACTTTCTCATAACTTATTATAAGTTTTTATTGTTACGATTTTAtttggataaatatatattttttttataaacaaacTACTtgcattaagaaaaaaaaattagaatcgGTACGAATATAAACCGTAACAAACAATGGAAAATGTTTAATAAGAATTTTAAAATGTGAAAGAGAAATAGTTCAATCAATCAGAATATGTGTAATAGCATTTACTTGACgtcttttataaataaattcaatATGTGTAAACACTTATACCTCCTCCTTAATAGCATTAACCACCActtcaaattttataaaaaaaaagtaataataacCACTTCAAATCCGTTATAAcatttaatcaatttttttcaataaattatATGTTTTTTATAAGAGAAGCAACAAATTTAAAAAGATTCTAACTTTTGTTATATGATAGATTCTAGCCCTTAACTTTTCAAAATGcaacttaataaataaaaaagaatctttttttttttattttttccatgTCAAAATTTTTACATGAATATCCTAATTAACTATAAacttacaattaaatcatattattaaacttaatttttaatatatcattatttttatatgTGTAACAAATAAACTCTgtttttacactataatttaaaaattctaaatttcaattcataaatcttaAATCTTAAACAATATATTCTAAACCCTtgatttataaactctaatccttaaaatatactattattagtttgacataattcaaaattataacttgacataATTATAACTTGACATAATTATTTGGTACATgattttttcgtatttattaatttaaattatatatatgtgtatatatatatatatatatatatgattttagcATTCTAAGTATTTGTTGTTAAATTATTTGAGTTATTTgctttccataaaaaaaagtgtctagttttttttttaagttttttttttttggtttgtaAGTGTATCCACCACCGACAGCAGTGGCTATTCACTTTCGCAGATGGTTTGCACCTCTATAGGTGGGACTGTTGGCCACGGAAATTCTTTCCATTCCCAAAGGCAAGGatcgaacttttttttttaagtttattaaactcttaattttttattttgatatagtaacttctcattttttatttttggttaaCGTGGTATTATTCATTTCATTTGCGtttaaaatttgtatttttcataATTTGAAAGCAATTTTTGCTATATGTAACGTGGCTATAGGaaactataaaaaatataatttttttttggtagaaaaaaaagtttaggtaagggttgGTCAACCCACTTCCAAGGTCAgggcaaaccacagacctcgatgagggtttacagtggaatttacagatcacctaccaatgagggctaaattttgacgGAGTGGGGAATCAAACTTCAAACCTTTCAAGCAGAGGTTCAACGCCTTACCACTCGGACCAACCCTCATtggtaaaaaatataattttaaatacataTGGAATGaataattcatttttaattgaattagatGTCCACAACTAACTAATTTAGCAAATAAAGGTTTAATTAGACTAAAAATAAATGTTTAAAAacttagggcccgtttgttttacctactgtttgctgttgttgtttgctgtttgctgttacggtttgctgtttgctgtttgctgttgccatttgctgttacggtttgctgtttgctgtttgctgttacggtttgctgtttgctttttgaaaaaactgcttttccaaaaagcatagattctctgcttttgtaaaaggctgctttgcAAGTgtgaaaggcaaacaggaggtcactaaccaaacacctaatgctgcttttcagatttaaaaggcaaacaggaaataaataaccaaacacctaaaactctcccttttaaaatgaaaatgcaaacaggaGCATGAAAAGTAGCAACCAAACGGGCCTttaatatatccaaataaaagattaaaaacTTAATAAACCAGCGAATGAAAACCGTTAagtgaaaaatgatttttaccCTTAGATAAACACATTTAACATGTTTTAAGGGTCAAAGTTACATTCTCCCTTTGTTGTTTCACAacttaattatcttttttataCGTATAATTAATCCGAATAATTAGTTTGAGATTCGTGAggttatttttaaatagtttttCTGCTAATTAAAATTTGTTAGGTACATAATTCTAATTTTACAAAGTACTTCTTCATCGAAAATGTAAACGCGTATTTGTAATGTTTTGTGCTATTACTAATTAATTCATTTTCATCATTTCATTAGCTGGTTTCATTTGAACAACAATAAAATAAGAATGGatggatttttttattaattagtaatAATGTGGAGCAAATTACAATTAGTTGAAAGAAAATGCAATAACTCATAATGGAAGAATATAGATTTCTTCTACTCCCTTATGCGGCTTGTTCCCCAACATTATCTTCTTCCTCTTCGTCTTCAtctgtcttctttttctttcctatCGGCAACCTTCTGCATTTGTTTAGCATctcttatttgtttttattggGAGAGGACAACTATAACAAGTAATAAGAGTCGAGCAAAAACTGATATAACTATTATGTAAGATGATTATGTCCTTATAAATGATAAATAGGATTAATTGTTTGTTGGGTTAGTTAGGATATCTTATTAACTATAGTTAGTTATAGTTTTAGTTTATAGTTAAATGTAAACCATTTATGGTTAAGCCTATATAAGGAAGGCTTAAACATAAGTACATGTTAACTTTTGTATTCCTTCTTCTTTCATTAACAAAACTCTGCAGTAGTACTCTGTTATCTACTTTCCTCATCTTCTTTATTTCATCTTCTTTGTTTCTACATAtttgatatggtatcagagcttttaACTTCCGCAATCCATGAAGATGTCGAAGGTTTCTCATAAAGGTTGATTCTTctcaaattttcattttcacctGATTCAGTTTTTGGGTCagttttctatttatttgtttaGTTCAGTTGTAGATTAAGCAATTTATCACCAGAATCCTTCTTGGATCTGTTCTTTTTTACGATTCTGTATTTCTTTCATTCTTTTCTTTACTCGATTCAATATGACGACGGAAATCCCCATTCCAAATTCAAACCCTAATCTCCAGAATTCATCTATCGACTTGACTCAAAGTCCATATTATATTCATCCCAATGAGAATCCCAGTTTAGTTCTGGTAACTCCTGTTTTTAATGGTAACAACTTTTACTCTTGGAAACGATCTATGTGAAGAGCTTTATTTGCAAAAAAACAAGATTGGTTTTACAGATGGAAATATACTATGTCCTTTGGCTGGAGCAGCAAATTATAATTCTTGGGTTCGTTGTAATGAGTTAGTTCTTTCTTGGATTAATCATTCTGTTTCTCCCACGATTGCCCAGAGTATCACCTGGTTTGATACAGCTAGTCAAGTTTGGGGCAATCTTAATGACAGGTTTTCCCAGGGGGATGCTTTGAGAATTGCACAATTACAAGATGAGGTTTCTTCTATTCATCAAGGAGGTTTAAGCTTTACTGAATATTTCACCAAATTACAGATGGTTTGGGAAGAGTTGCTTAATTTCTGGTCGATGTCTCAGTGTAAGTGTATTCTTTTACAACAGAGTAATACTTCTTGTGAAGTTGTTAAGAAGACTAAAGAGTATCAAGAACAAGACTATATAATTCGCTTTCTTAGAGGGGTCAATGAAAGTTTTGCTTCTGTTAAATCTTAATTACTGTTAATGGATCCTTTACCATCGATTACTAAGACATTTAACTTGTTAGTTCAACATGAATGCTAGTTACATCAAGGAGCTACATCTTCGTTTGATGGAATTGATTCTACTGTAAATTTTGCAAAAACACAGAATGCAGGCCAAAAGAAGCAATTTTATAAGAAGAATGGAGGGCCAATTTGTTCTTATTGTGGTAAAGAAAATCATACAATTGATCAGTGCTATAAAAAACATGGGTTTCCGCCTAACTTCAAGTTTACTAAGAAAAGATCTTTTGCTGCTAATGTGTTTACACAAGAAGGGTTAGATTCTCAATCGATATCACCATCTATTGAAGTTTCAGGATCAACTAACTTTTTGCAGCAGCAAGGCTTTACGTCTGAACAATGTCAAAAACTCATTTCAATGCTTAATTAAGCAGAAATGAaggaaaatcatgaaaataatcaTTCTTTGAATGTGGTTCAAGCACAGCCAACTGCATCTGTTGTTTTACAACCTACGTTTGC
The DNA window shown above is from Euphorbia lathyris chromosome 1, ddEupLath1.1, whole genome shotgun sequence and carries:
- the LOC136223200 gene encoding translocation protein SEC62, with the protein product MKKSGGAEKKRVRRSSAAVQNGTRDPNSDTPPRKQPVKKDVFQLFAEKVRDHKGLVSRWAVLQETRVEYFRGKDFASFLKNHPEQKDILESNNSLEVEEIANTLLRKNLLVRCDRVVKTVRPGKKKLSTWPAHLEIFPEQLFSENDAFFAWTFVKRRPLWQTLLSFFWPVLTLAICLFPVYPHRCKLLILYLCAGVLLLILSLLLVRATIFGVLYIALGKRIWIFPNILAEEATLRELFRFWPKKDEEERPKWTARLFYAVLAVLVILLLRHHAPDEAARARYQRRMSNIIDDVLEWSPRLALSGMMDKQQPVVNATSGGDDSEQQAEEEEVFERRDDIDEPQEH